A single window of Legionellales bacterium DNA harbors:
- a CDS encoding cytochrome c5 family protein, giving the protein MNKWQHKIMIVLILVASALAGFFLSLFLHQTHHQSNFTVPSDTVVIKTFHYPVSFVEQLKHHPHAGKEIYYQYCHACHAAHPEIAINAPRINDKATWEALSKMGMPQLFQLAAHGVAAMPARGGCFECSDQQLHLAIEYMLSRAQVKIPHHH; this is encoded by the coding sequence ATGAATAAATGGCAACATAAAATAATGATTGTTTTAATTTTAGTGGCCAGTGCGCTGGCTGGATTTTTTCTTTCATTATTTTTGCATCAAACTCACCACCAATCCAATTTCACTGTCCCCTCTGATACGGTGGTGATTAAAACGTTTCATTATCCAGTTTCGTTTGTCGAACAATTAAAACATCATCCTCATGCTGGCAAAGAAATTTATTATCAATATTGTCACGCTTGTCATGCGGCACATCCTGAAATTGCTATTAACGCTCCACGAATTAACGATAAAGCAACGTGGGAAGCGCTGAGTAAAATGGGAATGCCACAGTTATTTCAACTCGCAGCACATGGCGTGGCTGCCATGCCGGCACGAGGAGGGTGCTTTGAGTGCAGCGATCAGCAATTACATCTGGCCATTGAGTATATGTTAAGTCGCGCTCAGGTCAAAATACCCCATCATCATTAG
- a CDS encoding SURF1 family protein, translated as MKRLSIKIGQRYFQLTLALSLVCGVGMVILCLLGNWQLHRYHYKQTLLSNFQNHLKKAPQELSTLLNLPRSQLAFTHVTFTVNKFNSTPMLLINRTHHGQVGADVLSLVSVAGHSVLVDRGFVALHPNDDPKIVLPIIQHNELSTPKPMTLTGYIKLPEYQFILGKNILNPQQHPLMMQKIDLNELQTILQIPLLPFIIRLDPNSHAGFIRDWPVTTVLPQRHLAYAWQWYGMAVGLLIIYLLLSTSIGEEKSHEKA; from the coding sequence TTGAAACGATTATCCATAAAAATTGGTCAACGCTATTTTCAACTGACACTTGCCTTGAGCTTAGTGTGTGGAGTGGGGATGGTGATCCTTTGTTTATTAGGAAATTGGCAACTTCATCGCTATCATTATAAACAAACGCTATTAAGCAATTTTCAAAATCATCTAAAAAAAGCCCCGCAAGAATTATCCACACTTTTAAATTTACCACGTTCACAGTTAGCCTTTACTCACGTGACCTTCACGGTAAATAAATTTAATTCCACTCCAATGTTATTAATTAATCGTACTCATCACGGTCAAGTGGGAGCTGACGTACTTTCTTTAGTCAGCGTGGCCGGACATTCAGTATTAGTGGATCGCGGTTTTGTTGCCCTTCATCCTAATGACGATCCCAAGATAGTTTTACCGATAATCCAGCACAATGAACTCAGCACTCCCAAACCAATGACATTAACCGGCTATATTAAATTACCCGAATATCAATTTATTCTGGGCAAAAATATTTTAAATCCCCAACAGCATCCTTTAATGATGCAAAAAATTGATTTAAACGAATTACAAACCATTTTGCAGATACCACTATTACCTTTTATCATTCGCTTAGATCCCAATAGCCACGCAGGATTTATCCGTGATTGGCCAGTCACCACGGTGCTGCCACAACGTCATTTAGCCTATGCCTGGCAATGGTATGGCATGGCAGTGGGTTTACTCATTATTTATTTGTTACTCAGTACGTCGATTGGCGAGGAGAAATCCCATGAAAAAGCATAA
- the ctaD gene encoding cytochrome c oxidase subunit I — protein sequence MSTIFADDDLIPQHDHAPAKGIMRWIKTTNHKDIGTLYLLFSLTMFFVAGIMALIVRTELFKPYTFIISPEFFNQMTTLHGLIMVFGVIMPAMAGLANWLLPMMIGAPDMAFPRLNNWSFWLLPFAFSILLSTLFFSGPAPDFGWTFYAPLSTSYGSPSTDFFIFSIHLMGISSILAAINIVVTIFNLRAPGMTWLKLPVFVWTWLITGFLLLAVMPVLAGLVTMMLCDRNFGTSFFNAAGGGDPILFQHIFWFFGHPEVYILILPGFGVISEIIPTFARKPLFGYRFMVYANVCIAILAFAVWLHHMFTTGAPLSVQLFFMYSTMLVAVPTGIKVFNWVATLYRGSISFETPMLFALGFLVFFTIGGFSGLMLSIAPDDYQYRDSYFVVAHFHYVLVSGALFTIFAAAYYWLPKLTGVKYHERLGQWHFWLTLISMNVTFFPMHFLGLAGMPRRIPDYALQFTDFNQLCTVGAFVFGFSQLLFLYNMVVRTVRLKRSATKLAELPNKVWEGARGLEWVLPTPAPYHSFATPPEINDSTLK from the coding sequence ATGAGTACTATTTTTGCTGATGATGATTTAATCCCGCAACACGACCACGCTCCTGCCAAAGGGATCATGCGTTGGATCAAAACCACCAATCATAAAGATATTGGCACGCTTTATCTCTTATTCAGCTTAACCATGTTTTTTGTCGCCGGCATCATGGCCTTGATTGTTCGCACCGAATTATTTAAACCGTACACGTTTATTATTTCACCTGAATTTTTTAATCAAATGACCACCTTGCACGGTTTAATCATGGTGTTTGGCGTGATTATGCCTGCCATGGCCGGTTTAGCAAATTGGTTATTGCCGATGATGATAGGCGCGCCCGACATGGCTTTTCCGCGCTTAAATAACTGGAGTTTTTGGTTATTGCCATTTGCCTTTAGCATTTTACTCAGTACCTTATTTTTTTCAGGTCCTGCGCCCGATTTTGGTTGGACATTTTACGCGCCACTCTCGACAAGCTATGGTTCACCCAGCACCGATTTCTTTATTTTTTCCATTCATTTAATGGGAATTTCCTCCATTCTTGCCGCGATTAATATCGTCGTCACGATTTTTAATTTACGTGCACCTGGAATGACTTGGTTAAAACTACCGGTATTCGTTTGGACATGGTTAATCACCGGATTTTTATTGTTAGCGGTAATGCCCGTATTAGCAGGCTTAGTCACGATGATGTTATGCGATCGTAATTTTGGTACGAGCTTTTTTAATGCAGCCGGTGGTGGCGATCCCATTTTATTTCAACATATTTTCTGGTTTTTTGGACACCCTGAAGTCTATATTTTAATTTTGCCAGGCTTTGGTGTGATTTCAGAAATTATCCCCACCTTTGCGCGCAAACCCTTATTTGGCTATCGTTTCATGGTTTACGCCAATGTGTGTATTGCGATACTCGCTTTTGCTGTATGGTTACATCACATGTTTACGACTGGTGCGCCGCTAAGTGTGCAACTCTTTTTCATGTATAGCACCATGCTGGTTGCGGTTCCCACTGGCATCAAAGTATTTAATTGGGTGGCAACTTTGTATCGAGGTTCCATCTCCTTTGAAACGCCGATGTTATTCGCGTTAGGATTTTTAGTATTTTTTACCATTGGTGGTTTTTCGGGATTAATGTTGTCAATTGCTCCAGACGATTATCAATATCGCGATAGTTATTTTGTTGTCGCTCATTTTCATTACGTCTTAGTCTCTGGCGCCTTATTCACTATTTTCGCCGCCGCCTATTACTGGCTGCCTAAATTAACCGGTGTTAAATATCACGAACGTTTAGGTCAATGGCATTTTTGGTTAACCCTAATTTCGATGAATGTGACGTTTTTCCCCATGCATTTTTTAGGCTTAGCCGGAATGCCACGTCGTATTCCCGACTACGCTTTGCAATTCACGGATTTTAATCAACTGTGCACGGTGGGTGCGTTTGTATTTGGATTTTCACAATTATTATTTTTATATAACATGGTCGTGCGCACCGTGCGTTTAAAACGTTCGGCGACAAAACTCGCTGAACTCCCGAATAAAGTGTGGGAGGGTGCCCGTGGTTTAGAGTGGGTATTGCCAACACCCGCACCGTATCATTCTTTTGCGACTCCACCTGAAATTAATGATTCGACGTTAAAATAA
- the icd gene encoding NADP-dependent isocitrate dehydrogenase codes for MGYQKIKVPATGEKITVNADNSLNVPNHPIIPYIEGDGTGVDITPVMLKVVNAAIEKAYHGKRAIAWMEIYAGEKSTQVYGENEWLPQESLEAIREFAVAIKGPLTTPVGGGIRSLNVAIRQELDLYVCLRPVRYFDGTPSPVKEPEKTDMVIFRENSEDIYAGIEWQAGTPQANQLIQFLQNDMKVKKIRFTENCGIGIKPVSKQGSQRLIRAAIQYAIDNDRPSVTLVHKGNIMKFTEGAFKEWGYELAQQEFGATLLDGGPWQHLKNPKTGKTIVIKDAIADAFLQQILLRPEDYSVVATLNLNGDYLSDALAAQVGGIGIAPGANIGDGVAVFEATHGTAPKYAGQNKVNPGSLILSAEMMLRHLGWFEAADLIINAMSKTIRAKTVTYDFERLMTGATLLSCSQFGDALINHM; via the coding sequence ATGGGCTATCAAAAAATCAAGGTGCCTGCCACAGGCGAAAAAATTACCGTCAATGCGGATAATTCTTTGAATGTTCCTAATCATCCTATTATTCCTTACATTGAAGGCGATGGCACAGGCGTTGATATCACACCAGTGATGTTGAAAGTAGTCAATGCTGCCATTGAAAAAGCCTATCACGGTAAACGCGCGATTGCGTGGATGGAAATTTATGCGGGCGAAAAATCCACGCAAGTCTATGGTGAAAATGAATGGTTACCGCAAGAAAGTCTAGAAGCCATTCGTGAATTTGCGGTTGCGATTAAAGGCCCGTTAACCACACCCGTAGGTGGCGGAATTCGGTCGCTCAATGTGGCTATTCGTCAAGAATTAGATTTATATGTTTGCTTGCGTCCCGTGCGTTATTTTGATGGCACACCAAGCCCCGTGAAAGAACCAGAAAAAACCGACATGGTAATTTTTCGTGAAAATTCCGAAGATATTTACGCGGGTATCGAATGGCAAGCGGGCACTCCACAAGCCAATCAACTCATTCAATTTTTACAAAATGACATGAAAGTAAAAAAAATTCGTTTCACGGAGAATTGTGGTATCGGTATTAAACCCGTGTCTAAACAGGGCAGTCAGCGTTTAATTCGCGCAGCCATTCAATATGCCATCGATAACGATCGCCCGAGTGTCACCTTGGTTCATAAAGGTAACATCATGAAATTTACCGAAGGCGCTTTCAAAGAATGGGGTTATGAATTAGCGCAGCAAGAATTTGGCGCAACCTTATTAGATGGCGGACCCTGGCAACACCTTAAAAACCCTAAAACGGGCAAAACTATTGTCATCAAAGATGCCATTGCTGATGCCTTTTTACAACAAATTCTCTTACGCCCAGAAGATTATAGCGTCGTCGCCACCTTAAATTTAAACGGCGATTATTTATCCGATGCATTGGCCGCTCAAGTGGGTGGAATTGGCATAGCCCCAGGTGCCAATATTGGCGATGGCGTAGCCGTATTCGAAGCGACTCATGGTACGGCTCCAAAATATGCCGGCCAAAATAAAGTGAACCCCGGTTCATTAATATTATCGGCGGAAATGATGTTGCGTCATTTAGGTTGGTTTGAAGCCGCTGATTTAATCATCAACGCCATGAGCAAAACCATTCGTGCTAAAACGGTAACCTACGATTTTGAACGTTTAATGACAGGCGCTACTTTATTAAGCTGTTCTCAATTTGGCGATGCTTTAATTAACCACATGTAA
- a CDS encoding TlpA family protein disulfide reductase — translation MKKLIIILTLILTFSGCAKPSPAIYNPAGQLWSLNDFQHQWLVINYWAAWCEACRDEIPQLNLFNQKAPQSMQLIGVNYDEIALAGLTQLAQKLTIQYPLLLTDPAAQLHLPVAEALPVTYILNPQQQRVKTLYGPHSAKELISIVQELQQHSS, via the coding sequence ATGAAAAAATTAATAATTATTTTAACCCTAATTCTAACTTTCTCAGGTTGTGCGAAACCCTCTCCTGCGATCTACAATCCTGCTGGTCAGTTATGGTCTCTCAACGATTTTCAACACCAGTGGTTAGTTATTAATTATTGGGCAGCGTGGTGTGAAGCCTGTCGAGATGAAATCCCGCAATTAAATCTATTTAATCAAAAGGCACCGCAATCGATGCAATTAATCGGCGTTAATTATGACGAGATAGCGCTGGCAGGATTAACCCAATTAGCGCAAAAACTCACTATTCAATATCCCTTATTACTAACCGATCCCGCCGCGCAATTGCATTTACCCGTCGCAGAGGCATTGCCAGTGACGTATATTTTAAATCCACAACAGCAACGAGTAAAAACCCTTTATGGTCCCCATAGTGCCAAGGAATTAATTTCCATTGTGCAAGAATTACAACAGCATTCATCATGA
- the coxB gene encoding cytochrome c oxidase subunit II has product MPNAFAESAYNLPYGVTPISHDIYNLHMITLWVCVLIGVGVFGVLFYSLYKFRKSKGAVPANFHEHLGVEIVWTVIPFLILLGLAIPATLVLKKIDNGNNPQLTIRVTGYQWKWEYAYLDQGIHFFSQLSTPEAEIQGNAAPDKWFLREVDNPLVVPVNEKVRLLITSNDVIHSWWVPELGVKQDAIPGYVNQNWFYIEKPGTYRGQCAELCGALHGFMPIVVKAVSQLEFAEWVKAHQSHVAEQTSSIPAPQAS; this is encoded by the coding sequence ATGCCGAATGCATTTGCTGAATCTGCCTACAATTTACCGTATGGCGTCACACCCATCAGCCACGATATTTATAATCTCCACATGATAACCTTATGGGTGTGTGTGTTGATTGGGGTTGGTGTATTTGGGGTGTTATTTTATTCGTTGTATAAATTTCGCAAATCAAAGGGTGCCGTACCTGCTAATTTTCATGAACATTTAGGCGTTGAAATTGTTTGGACAGTAATTCCATTTTTAATTTTATTAGGTTTAGCGATTCCAGCAACGCTAGTCTTAAAAAAAATTGATAATGGCAATAATCCACAATTAACCATTCGCGTCACTGGCTATCAATGGAAATGGGAATATGCTTATTTAGATCAAGGTATTCATTTTTTTAGTCAATTATCAACACCTGAGGCTGAAATTCAAGGCAATGCCGCGCCCGACAAGTGGTTTTTGCGCGAAGTCGATAATCCTTTAGTCGTGCCCGTTAACGAAAAAGTGCGTTTATTAATTACCTCTAACGATGTCATCCATTCCTGGTGGGTGCCTGAATTAGGCGTTAAACAAGACGCCATTCCGGGTTATGTTAACCAAAATTGGTTTTATATCGAAAAACCCGGCACGTATCGCGGTCAATGCGCAGAATTATGTGGCGCATTGCACGGCTTTATGCCCATCGTCGTAAAAGCCGTGAGCCAACTTGAATTTGCCGAATGGGTAAAAGCACATCAATCCCACGTTGCAGAACAGACAAGTTCGATCCCAGCACCACAAGCGAGTTAA
- a CDS encoding cytochrome c oxidase assembly protein: MKKIELTAQQKNKRLLIKLIVGVCCMFGFAYLLVPLYTLLCNEAGINGRAKNDPTQVPSGMHVDKTRTIKVEFSAVVHGSLAFIFKPLQHFVLIHPGETKLIYFYAQNQTHHGITVQAIPSITPDYAAKYLKKTQCFCFTQQYFFNNEKAEMPVYFYVDPNVPSDVQDMSLSYTLFDASHYLKKNQPHENDRIDL, from the coding sequence ATGAAAAAAATTGAATTAACTGCTCAACAAAAAAATAAACGCCTATTGATTAAATTAATCGTAGGCGTTTGTTGCATGTTTGGTTTTGCGTATTTATTAGTGCCGTTGTATACCTTGTTGTGCAATGAAGCGGGGATCAATGGCCGCGCCAAAAATGATCCGACACAAGTGCCAAGTGGCATGCATGTCGATAAAACCCGTACTATTAAAGTTGAATTTTCTGCTGTAGTGCATGGATCGTTAGCGTTTATATTTAAACCGTTGCAACATTTTGTATTAATTCATCCCGGAGAAACGAAATTAATTTATTTTTATGCGCAAAATCAAACTCACCATGGGATTACCGTGCAAGCTATCCCCAGTATCACGCCCGATTATGCAGCAAAATATTTAAAAAAAACTCAGTGTTTTTGCTTTACCCAACAATATTTTTTCAATAATGAAAAAGCAGAAATGCCTGTGTATTTTTATGTCGACCCCAATGTTCCAAGCGATGTGCAAGATATGAGTTTATCCTATACTTTATTTGATGCTAGTCATTATCTTAAAAAAAATCAACCACACGAAAATGATCGTATCGATCTTTAA
- a CDS encoding SCO family protein: protein MANVQKNNLKIVLIIIFVVALVSGIGVYQALHQKPAVPALPQNLAIDGSFLPQPKLLQKFQLTDNTGKPFTVDSLQGHWTLLFFGFTNCGYVCPTSMAALNKMYHLLEKQLPAHQMPQVIMVSVDPDRDTVEKMNAYVKAYNPNFIGARGDEKATQQLENQLSVVAVKVVPKDGDQKNYAINHSAEIMVIDPNAQLRAFLSFPHEGKQMAKDYVTIINHVK from the coding sequence ATGGCCAATGTTCAAAAAAATAATCTTAAAATTGTCTTAATTATTATTTTTGTGGTGGCACTCGTGAGTGGCATTGGTGTTTACCAAGCGTTGCATCAAAAACCTGCGGTTCCAGCATTACCGCAAAATTTAGCGATCGATGGATCATTTTTACCTCAACCTAAGTTATTGCAAAAGTTTCAATTAACCGATAACACCGGCAAACCTTTTACTGTTGACAGTTTACAAGGTCACTGGACATTATTATTTTTTGGATTTACTAATTGTGGTTATGTATGTCCAACTTCCATGGCTGCGCTCAATAAAATGTATCATCTTTTAGAAAAGCAATTGCCTGCTCATCAAATGCCCCAGGTGATCATGGTGTCGGTAGATCCAGATCGTGACACCGTTGAAAAAATGAATGCCTATGTCAAAGCCTATAACCCCAATTTTATTGGCGCCCGCGGTGATGAAAAAGCCACGCAACAATTGGAAAATCAATTGAGTGTTGTAGCAGTAAAAGTGGTACCTAAAGATGGCGATCAAAAAAATTATGCCATCAATCATAGCGCAGAAATTATGGTGATTGATCCTAACGCACAATTACGCGCATTTTTATCGTTCCCACACGAAGGAAAACAAATGGCAAAAGATTATGTAACCATAATCAATCATGTAAAATAA